Proteins co-encoded in one Quercus robur chromosome 8, dhQueRobu3.1, whole genome shotgun sequence genomic window:
- the LOC126695879 gene encoding uncharacterized protein LOC126695879: MATEQTYSICEAREKEMVSTKDGNITRRIGRFLKPFVRYSYQAVKVPNVPLLSEIFSHNNSQSWHSKVHFKGWKQPKKKWDEWIEKIAVKYVHKQNQAGICDAIMSSRYETQCSRDLVPGLVEFWCPKTNTFVFPWGEGTVTLKDVMILGGFPVLGELVTSPLLEELVRVEEEMKKIWKEFSKSKSKRANYGAWIKHFMVNENEFEHVAFLSMWLSRYVFPSLPDDIVGSHVFPIAAHLSRGTKIALAPTVLASLYQNLRLLKENAMASLEHQHSTMLNPNVRKIYHFKP; the protein is encoded by the coding sequence ATGGCAACAGAACAGACCTATTCCATTTGTGAAGCAAGAGAAAAGGAAATGGTTTCCACAAAAGATGGGAATATTACAAGGAGAATTGGTAGGTTCCTCAAACCATTTGTTAGATATTCCTACCAAGCTGTTAAGGTTCCAAATGTTCCCTTACTATCTGAAATTTTCTCTCACAACAATAGCCAATCATGGCATTCAAAAGTTCATTTCAAAGGGTGGAAgcagcccaaaaaaaaatgggatGAGTGGATAGAAAAAATAGCTGTAAAATATGTTCACAAACAGAATCAAGCTGGCATATGTGATGCTATCATGAGTTCTCGTTATGAAACACAATGTAGCCGCGATTTGGTTCCTGGGTTAGTGGAGTTCTGGTGTCCAAAAACTAATACTTTTGTATTCCCGTGGGGAGAAGGAACAGTAACCCTCAAAGATGTTATGATTCTTGGTGGGTTTCCGGTACTCGGAGAGCTAGTAACTAGTCCTCTTTTAGAGGAGttggtgagagtagaggaagagatgaagaaaatatGGAAGGAATTTTCCAAAAGCAAGTCTAAAAGGGCTAACTATGGTGCTTGGATCAAGCACTTCATGGTGAATGAGAATGAGTTTGAACATGTAGCATTTCTTTCTATGTGGCTGTCAAGGTATGTTTTTCCTTCACTTCCTGATGACATTGTTGGGAGTCATGTATTTCCTATAGCCGCTCATTTGTCTAGAGGGACTAAAATTGCACTGGCCCCTACAGTGCTTGCTAGTCTTTATCAGAACTTGAGGTTGTTGAAAGAAAATGCAATGGCCTCTTTAGAGCATCAGCACTCCACAATGCTAAACCCAAATGTAAGGAAAATTTACCATTTCAAGCCTTAA